CCTAATGAGCCAGGTTGCTGGGCCACATCACTTTGTTCATTCTAGTTTTTGCCACATTGTAATACAACATGTTAAAAACTAGAATGAGCAGTGTAAAACTAAACTCCAATTGACTGAAGTGCATCACAAACTAAAGACGAAAGAAACAGACATCGAAATGCAAATTACGTCCATAATGACTCTGTGAAGAATGCATGatcagaaagaaaaagtcTCCCAAAACACTCTGTTCCCAAGGGAAACAATAAAATGTAGCAGAGTTGTAACAATCAAAATCacacaacaaaagcaaagataTTTCCAAACTCcattttgttaacaaaatattaaattgtAAATCAACAAGCATGGCATCAAAATTTTAAGTCACACAATGTCTTCTTAATACTCCTTGAAGCCTACTGGTACTCCTTTGTCTTTACAATGCATTCTCTAATTATTAtatttgactgaaaataaagagaaatatAAAGCAGCCCAGCTATAAACAGGAATAATATTGcatttaaatcaaattaaggGTCATGATCAAAaggagaaaacagaaaaataaaaagaaatagtgTCAAGTGGCACATGCAGTCTCAGAacacacttttttgttctctaGACATCACGTGGTATTGATGCTGAACATGTCAATCTAGTTGTTAACATGGACGTGCCATGGGACCATGAAACGTATCTTCACAGAATTGGTCGGGCTGGTCGATTTGGTGAGTTTCATATTATGTTATATATTGCACAAGACACTTAAGAACCCTGCTGAAAACAAGTACCTATTAAAGTTTGCAAGTACCTAATTAAGTCTACAAGTTTAAAGTTACAATTACTGCAATACAATCTgtcataatttttcaaagctgGGTGAGCAGCTGACCATGCAAGTTCAAAGTATTGCTTGTGCATGCAGAGTTATGACTTTTATTGTATTGAGAGCCAAACCTAAGTGTTCTGATGAGGCAAGTACTGCATTGTTGCACTAGTGGGGTAGTAGTAAAAGAAATCAATGTTATTAACGGGTTGTCATTGTAAGCTGGCCAAAGGTGAAAAAGCTCTGATTTATTGACTCTGATTTAATTGGCTAATATTAAGTAGTAGTAAGAAAGTGGGTCTGAACCGAGATTCGAAATCCTGACTTCTACGATGCTGGTGCAAaactctaccagttgagctacaGTATCAGGTCTACCTTCCATCATTTACGGGCTTATAAAAAAGACCCAGATATTAACCAGCTCCCCAATTTGGCcggatagctcaactggtagagcactgcactggtaTTGCACGGTTCAGGATTCAActcattcatttcaatctgtAGTTCTAATACATGAACTGGAtgtattttcatcatttatATCTAATTGAtagagaataattattaattaaactGAGCAGGCTGGCAGTAGCTGTAATTGTATTTTGGTCCAgatcaatttaaatttgaccAGTCCGGCACATGACATATGGAATCAGCTTGTCACAATGATTGATTGAAAGGACTAGTTCCtaaggaaactgtggtgctgcaatGGGAAGGGGGGTGGAGTGAAACGTGAAAATGTGGTAGCAAATAATTACCTaccattaaaagaaaaatagctgGTGTTAGGGTAGTTCCAACTGAGTCAGCTAGAAACATAGGAGTAATGTTTAACGATGTAATGAATCACAGGCATCAAgttcaaaatatttgtaaaGTAGCCTTCTTTCACATACGTAATTTAGcaaaaataaggaaatgtCTTACTCAAAAAGATACTGAAACGTTAGTTCATGCTTTTGTAACATCCAAGCTGGACAATTGCAATTCATTGCTGGCTGAGCTGCCACAATACTTATTAGATAAGGTTCTGCAGGTACAAACTGCTGCGGTACGCCTCGTCTCCTGTACTCGCAAATATGACCGAATTACGCCAGTCCTTAATTAAAGAGCTTCACCGGCTACCTGTAAAGCAAcatataattttcaaaatattactaTTTACTTTTAAGGCCCTAAAAGCTCTGGCACCTCGATACATATCTGATTTTCTAGTACAATATAAAGCAGCTAGAGCTTTGCGTTCTTCCGATAAAAAACTGTTACAAGTTCCTCATTTTAAGCTTACGACTTAAGGAGGCAGATCATTTAGTTACATAGCGCCATACCTGTGGAACCAGCTTCCAAATGCCATATGGCAAGCATCATCGCTTGCGACATTTAAATCCAACCGGAAAACTCATTTATTTGATCAAGTTTTTAATTAGTCATTTTTTATCTTATTCTTTCTATTTACATAGCTTTACACCACTCTGAACTGTAGCATGGGTACTATAAAAgtcttattattattgttattattaaaagaTTAAGTTGATGTTTCAAGGTATTAAGGCACTTTCATATAACGTCGCTAGTTCCTTAAGTTGCGAAACaggtatcaatggaagccgatGATGTACCCTTTACCCCCCCTCCCTCTATCAGTGCTCTGTTTTATGGGTATTTAAAGCTATAGCCACATGGCTCTGAGGAAAGTTGAAAGAGACATTGAAGTCACCAAGAATCAAACCGGGAACCTCTTGCTCGGAAATCCACGCACTAACCAACTGACCCACACCTCCTCCTCCACTACAAGGCCAGACCTTAACAACGGGAACTCTTTTCAacagtgcgtgggttcttttacatCCCACAGAATTGTGAACAATGAAGAGTTGAGAGACATGGCCTATGTctgagaagactagaaagtctaaccatttgaagatgtaattattacaataattaaggCAGCACTTCCTACTCAGttagaccctgagtgttggtccagcCAGGTTTTCAATCTTTATTCTCTCAAGACAAAAGATACatgttacaattattattaatcaaaATACATAAGAAATAGACAAACAGATATAATTTAAATATTATCTATAAAAACTAGTCAATTTACAAATAGTACATTCTTAAACTGAATTTATGTCAGGACGATGGGCAGTTCTGTTTCTGAGATTATATTATTTCgaataatgaaaaattaataatgacaataaaagTAGTTCagcccttatcaacttgtttgataaccGCTTTTCAGAATCACAATGCAAAATCGcaattttgttaattaaaagTCTTAGGTACTGTATGtaacaaggtttcttttagAGAGCTTGTTTagattattaaaaaaaaatgttcttttcaATGATTGCCAGGTACACAAGGTATTGGTGTGACCTTTGTTGccaaaggagaagaagaaaagttatttaagaaaatggaGGAGACTATTGGTGTAACAATTGATGCCCTTCCAGGTATTGAAattactttaaattttaagtaCTGTATTTAAGGAGCATAGGTCATTTTGCTCATACACATTATAAGCATTGTTCATGCGATGGATATAACTATCAAGCAAGTAGCAGATAAAAGCAAGCAAGACAGATACTACAACATAAATTTCAAGGCATACAGTATAGcacccccaccccacccccttAGACTTCAGTACCAAAAGCTAGGGTATTACAAATGAATGTTTTAGCAGAATAGTATAGGTTTTAAATATGAATTTCTTGGTGAAATGACTTGTGGGTTTCAGGCTGTTTCTGGGTGTatatgttacaggtcaaaataattattaggttattctatttttaaactacGGTAGTTtaccaggtcaatttgtctcaacctagctcaatttttttttcaaacaagatCAACTTGTTCCAGCCTACTaggtcaacttgtttgaaCCTTGATCAGTTTCGGGTAGGTGAAAAACACAGGTCGCAggccacaagtcacaggtcattgcttgCCAGTACAggaagtatcctaaacattcattaatgctaaccttaggccttaaaacttttctttaggcctaattaggcctaaggttagctttaatGAATGTGTGGCTTGCAACCTGTGTGTTTTACCTGCCCCAAATTGATCTAGGTTCAAACAAATTGACCACGtttgagacaaattgacctAATAGACTAGTTTAAAAGTAGAAtaacataaaaataattttgacttgTAACATATACATATGTAAGTTCCACAAGCCAATGAACTGTGGGATTTTTTCACTAAACTAGACATAAATGACTTTCTATTGACGCATTGGTATGTCTAGAATGTGAACATGTTTGTTGTCTTTGTGGACCCAACTAAATGCTACTCTTCAAATTAGCAAAGGCGCAAGCCAGTTTTGGTAATATTGAGTAAATCAAggttataatttttttaatgtgctTGACCACCCAGTCAGTGAGccacaccccccccccccccccccccaatacTACTGAACCTACTGAACCCGCCTTCCCTCGGTCAATCTTGGGTTTCTTGGCAGTCAACAATATCACAGCTTAACTCACATTAATGGAGTTATCAAGTGGGTAGTGTCTTAAAGAGTGCACAATGCTTTCGCTGTGGAGGCAACCTTGAGAGGTTTCATTATAGCTAGAGTTTTAAATGGTGGACTTTTGTATTTATTCCAGATCCCATTCCACAGTTCTTATGTACTAATGAAACATCAAAGGGTCTTTCCTCTAAATCAGTGCAACCATGTCTAGCCACAGTGGACATTGATATAATGAAGAAATCAAGTGCAAAAAAATCAGATGACTTAGTAAAACTTCACAGCCTTCAACCAAATACAATGCAAAATCCTGCAAGGTGTTCTGATGAATTTGGTTGCAATGCCGATAATAATAAGATTGGAATGGAACAAGAAAGATGTGTCTTGAAGACCGCAGGAgatattgaaaacaaatctgAGGTCTGCCtcaagcaaaatgaaatgGCACCTGAATGTGGCAAGTGTGACACTGATAAAAATTCCCCctcaaaaagtgaaaatgtggAACAAGGGACATCGGATGTCCAGCAAAAAGTTCAAGCTCTATCTCTTTCCTCATTACAGGGAAGTTCTACCTGTGAGAACTGTTATGGTGCTGAACGGGTTGAAAATAGTCAGGGCACCCATACTGTGACCCAAAATAATAGTGGCGGGAgagttgatgatgatgatgatgatgaggaggaggatgatgatgacagtgaTAATGGCAATAGTGATGATGGAGAAGGAATTCCTGGTTATAAGACTGTAAATGGTACTTGTGCTGTCAAAATTGAGAAGAAACAGGTGTTTCCACATAACGCAGATGAGAAATTTCACTCCTCCTTGGCTGGAGAAATAATGACTGCAGACTTTTTCACTAAATTGCAAGGCTTGAATTTTGAGTCTTGTCCAGAAATTGAGACCTTGCGTGCAGAATGTAAGCCTCATTTGGCTCCTGCTGGTGACAATGAAAGCCATGTTTCTAAAACGAAGCACGCTGGCAACAATAAACTGCCTCCACTGTCAGTAGAAGGGAAGGATTTGTTCAAAACACTCTCAACATATGAGAGGTTGAAAGACATGAATCTTGAACTCGAGGTCACTTCAGAAGAGTTGAGTGATGAGTATGATATAATGCATGATTCTAAGTTTGACACAGCAACTGATAATAACAGTCACTTGCCCTCGGTGGAAGAATTTGAAAGGTATTTTGAAAagtatttgaaaaatggtcCCAGTTTTGAGCAACACAATCCACACTCTTCTGATTCAATAACAAGTGGCATGGACAGTGATACTGAAGATGACGATGGTACACAGTCTAGCTCTGATTCTGATGATGAAGGGGAGAGCAATAGTATTGATGAGATGCTAGTAGAACATTTCCATTCTGTACCTTGTAACTATGTCTCAAAGAGTATCTCCCCTTATGAATTTCCAAAAAGTAGCAATTCTGGTCTTCACATTGGGCCGAACGGGTTGGAAACATTAACAGAAAGACCTAGCGAGGTTCCACAGCGCCTTGATTCTTTGCAGGGCTCATGCAatgaaaatacagaaaataGTATATTTGAGAATCACCCTTCTTGTGTCATTTGCTATGACAAATCATGCGATTGTCAACTTAAGCACTGTTGGCCAGACCATTTCAGTACCACTAATTTCAACTGGCGTGAAACCTCTTCAAATGATTGGCTGAACAGTGGAACGAGACGGTTGCCACCAAGCAGTCAGCAATACTTTCACCAGCCATATGATCAGGACAGCCAATGGAATTTGAGCTGGTACAATGCTTATCACAGACAAGTTGATTACATCAAGCAATTCGTATCACTTAGTAGAGGTTGTGCTTTTGTTCAGGTCAAGGAAAGAAGCCATTGGGCGTGACTAAAGAATGtggaaaaactgaaattttcttGAAACTACTCAAAATTTGTACATTTAGAAACTgttacaatgtttttgtttttaattccCAAGTATtgggaatttaaaaaaaggctctgccaacatttttttcctcatcttGTTCGTGTGGTGTACATCATGGGACTGCGATCCTACAGTAGAGTTACCGCATTAAGTTTTTGCAAAAGCCCTTGGGTTATTATGATAACGGATAAGCAACttgaacaactacaacacgtTAGTATTTCTCCTTATTAAGCcaatatattattaattttgtttgattatGGGAAGGTTTATTTCTATGATTTGCTTGTTCTGTGACCTAGCATATGGCATTACTGTTGCATGAGTAATAATTGCTGAAATGTCTTACTAATTTTACACtaactaataataaatattagcTACCAGTAAGTGCTAGTATTATATAAGATGTTGTCATGTCACCAATAACTTTATAAGCAGCACCAGACAATTCTGCTCCTATCCCATGCAGTTGCCAAGAAGCAAGTTTGTTGTCTCTCAGATCCCTTGACAAGTGCAGATGCAAATCAGGTAATCTGAAACAGTCATTCCCATGTACTTGgcaaattttttgttcaatttaattcataagaaaatacaggaaaaaaaaaatgtatcatCTCTCTCAACATATTAACAAGTTTAAAGTGTCAAAAGCCTTGTACAGCGTAATAAACATGAGCAAAGACAATTGGATACTCATACTTAGATTTCATCTATAAACAAGAAGCTAGAACCATTACCACAATAAATTGCATCCCACAAAATTGCTGCTCAGtcactttcatttgaaaggtCACACtttaagttttcatttgtgGCCTATAAAGTTGAAATTGCCTCTTACAGTGCACCGGTATTTAACAGCACAACAAAGATAAAGACTTAATGCTGTAATCCATACATTAAATCAATGAAGAAGACTGAAGTCATGCATAACTGTTTACTGATTGattccacaaaaaaaagacttgaaaaaaaaaaaaaggatcgAGACAAAAGAGGTTACCCCTTTAATTcttagtttttgtttctgcCTTTGAGGCATCTTTAGGCAAGTCATTTCAATCATTAACGATATACTtgatctacaaaaaaaattattaagtatattaattttaatgaatgGAACAACTTGCATATGATCTACATATGTTGGCATGCAGTCAGTGTTGATTATGCCTgagaaatttattatttcttgtcAGGAGAAGTTTCCATGTGAATAAAAAGTTTTAATGAGTTGAATGTCTTTCCCCGATGAACCTTACAGGACCTCTACAGGTCAACAactcaaaaataattaatactcAAAATTGGGCTTGGCAATTACAATGCAACATAgttcacacttttttgttcctttattATGGTCATACTGAAAGAGTCATAACCCACACAGCCAAAAGCAAGCCTCGGTGACCTTTATGTGCATTGTGTAATAAAGAAAGCTAAAATTAATGCCTTTCTTGTAAACACTTAAGTCACATCAGGTCAACCTGAAATAGTGGCCCTAAATAACCTAACAATTTCTCCATTTGATCACCATGCGGTCCCAGAAAATTTTCCCATCGATCACTCAACATATCCTCCTTTGACATCCCCTCACAGTTTAGTTGTTGGAGTGAAAACCGATGATTTGACAGCAGCAATCAGCCTTTTATCAACTGCATCTGCACCATTTTGATTCCACATTTCTTGAATCTAAAATGAGATTGCCCCCCAGTACGCTGGCTTGAAGGTTTGATCCATTTTCATAGCGGCTTTTCAATTCACTTGCAACCCGTATGAATGCATTTTCAATGTTTGTTGCATCCTGTTGGGACAATTAAAGTATGTAATATAAGATGTTAGATGTATTGCATGTCATCTAATTTGTCAACGAAAAGGCCCTCTCAATGCACTTCAAAGAGGTTGCCACGAGCAATTTTACTCTGATATGCCACAGCCCTTGAAGTCCTTGGTaagtaattatttattattattttagatATGTAATATATACCTTATGTGAAAATATGGTTTCTTCAGCTGACAATGATTATTCTGATTTACTACTAGGACTGGTGGCTTGATGGgttaataatataataatattattatattattagttGCTGGGATATGAATCCATATAGAAGGACCTGCCTCTGTCATCACaatgtttcatttgaaaaaaagaaacttcacCCCATTTCACTTCTCGTTGCATTACGTATTTACTTATTGAAGCTAGGAATTTCATTCCAAGTTGTCTGTCTCCTCCTCTTGGCTACCACTGTGACATATTAACATGCGATGTCTATCAAAGGGGAAGCACTTCAGAAACCACATTACTTCCAGGTGCATGGTTCATGCAAGACTTCACTGCTAAGGTTACAGCTAAAGCTGTTAAATTTTGCCTTGCTTTCCAAGATACATGCGTAACCCAATGGATATAATACAGGTAAGTTAGTAATAGTTCAGAGGCCCAATAAATTTTAATCctaatattatttctttttcgaataaattttaaattaataccTTTGCTGATGCTTCCAACACATCAACCATGCTGTAGTTAGCAGCGAACGATCTGGCATCCTCAAGGCTAACTTCACGATTATCATTAATGTCCGTCTTGTTTCCAACAAGTAGTTTAAGAACATTAGGTGGAGCATACTTTTTGACATCCTCTGTCCATCGTGTAACATTCTTGAAAGAGTCCTCTTTGGTTATGTCATAAGTGATAATTACTGCATGTGCATTTCTGTAGTAGCTTTGCGTAATTGTGCGGAATCTTTCTTGTCCAGCAGTGTCCCACACTTGTAACTGCAAATTAATACAAACAGCAGTTACTTCCTTGCTCAGCTTTGAAGAggccttttctttttagtgggaaaaacaattaaagtACTAAAGATCGTCATGCGAACTGCACACTAGATGTGATTGCCTGATTTACATTGCTGCCTATTAAGGCGTTCCTTTTTACATTTAAAGCTATACATGGTGGTGTGCCACCATATATTAGAGATCTAAAAAACAAGGAAGTTAACTTAAGATCATCTGAAGGAATATCATTAACAATACCCAAGGGTAAAACTAAGGTCACGTTAGGTGACAGATCTTTTACAGTAGGGACACTCATGCTTTGGAATGCGCTTACGCATGAGTTACAAGCAATAAGCAACCTACACACATTCAAGCAACATCTTAagacataaattatttttgtagtaATACATATTATTAGATAGGGATTTTATACATATTTaccattattactattatcattttacaaattattatatataattaacTAGTTCTAATAATTCATGTAATGCTTTTTTGATATCTCATGGAAAGGGTGCAAATTATATAGGTTAATAGATTATTATTGAGCATTTTATCTAAAATGACATCAATTATTGTtgtcattattaatttttcatcgtcattattcattttctcACAGCTTTAGATTTTCTGCTAGCTCAAATATTATGCTGGATATCAAGTCATTTCCCATGACCTTGGGTATCCAGCACTTTTCTCAGCAGACAAGCTTTTTGTACCGtaggaaaaatttttcatctttttcgtCTTCCATCGCATTATCAAAGCTCCTACTCACTGTTGCAAGTGCTCCAACAAAAATGACTCTCACTTATCATAATGattatcattttattattattagtcgtattattattattatttcattattattactgatgTAAATATTCAAACCTTCTTTTAGCCTTCTTATTAAGtaattatgaattttttttattatttattaaaaggaaCTTAAACAAGATTTTAgtatttttagatttttaGTAGCTTTGTTACCACAGTACTATTACTCTTTTATCCTGGATACTACTAATTAATTAATCAGTTTAGTATTTATTTCTTGATCTTtttaagatgttttgtctctgTTCCAAGCCTTGTTACCATCTTGTTTCTGCAGCCTTGTGCTTTCTTAAACATAAAAAGCTTGGCCAAAGGGAAAGACCAGTTCCTGTGAATTTACCAAAGGTAAGTCTTGGACAGGGGAAATAACTGGATGAGTTGCACACTCAAGAGTAACAAATTATCTTTAGttatggtggtaatttgagTCACCTAAAAAACTCATCatataccaaatttttgtacttCACTTTGTTTCATTAGAAATCAAACCCTTGAAGAGCAAATGGTTACACAGATATGGACTACCCAACAAAACACAGCAATTCCTGCTCCCTGAAACTTCCCTCACTGAGCCCATTTGTAGCAACCACAGTTACTTCTATCTACACAGAACCTTGCAATATATACCTgtccatttttttctcaattatGTCAGATTTCATTAattgatagtttttttttttccctccaGAATTCGGACTCAAATATCTAGGCCTTTTGTCTCTGATAAAAGACATTTGGGACATTGTCTCTGTAGTGTACACCATTCTCTGTTCCCCCAAGACACTGATCACAAtcacaaatattattattgttattatatgGCAGTGTGAGATACATCGTTATGCCGATATCATTAAGTTTAGTCGGGCAGTGTAAACTGTAACCGGCCAAACTGAAGCCTAAACTAAATCTAGAACATAATgttacaaatataaaattaaatattattataattattacagaatactaaaaaatatattcagtTAAGATTATACCTAAATAGTATTTAAAAAGTCCAATAAAATGAGTTCTTGTGAATAAAACTAAGAAAATATTATCTATTTATATATCTCTCcctaaataatataaatattatattaataaaattataatgttCAATCAATCCTGCCCGGTTATTGAGCTATGATCTTATTTCTCGCTCATCACTTTAAAGCATCTTGCAATGTTCAAGGTACTTGAAAGTAATGACTTTTGCATCTTCATAAGACATTCTCTTGCTCGTTTCTCTCCGAACAGTTCCTTCACCTTGTTTTGTACTTCAAGTGAGTATCCTCCCAACACATCGACTGTGATGTTGATCTATCTGTTTAACCACATACCCCcagtttatcattattattattattattatcattattattattattattattattattattattattattattattattattattattacgtGACTTCTTGCTGTTGAGTCTGCTGTAGACTCCTGAAGGGCCAGGTCCAAACCATGGTCCTGGGGCACAACAGGGCTGATAGATTTTGCTTTTAAGACAAAGCCTTCCTTAGTATGTGGGCTGTTCCTAGTAAAGTTATTTTCTATAGCTCATTGGTGTTGATTGCCCCAGGGATTTTTTTCGTGTGTTTTCGCAGTCCCTTCTTAATGAGACCATGAGCACCTATAACAACTGGTATGGTTTCTGTTTTGATTCTCCACATTCTGGTTGTTTCAATCTCTAGGTCTTTATATTTGAAGAGtttcaatgttattattattatggcaggttctatttacttttgtgcttatcattattatatcAACCAGCGGATTCAAAATCTTAGCTAGTTAATTACATTAATTTAGATTCCTTTTTCCGCTTAAACAAATTTGTAGAACTTCTTAACTATATTTACATTCtggctcaaaatccatttCTGGCAGCGTTGCCTGTATAACAGGTTTGGGCATATATTGAACGCGTTAGCCTTTACGTTTCACCACATGTAAATTTAGCTCTAATCTGTCACATATATGtccacttttcttttgtgagtACTTTTCGTCTGTTTTGTGTTATGTTCCGCTTTTCGTTATTTCGAGTGCATCTGCTGTTTGAGTTAAAACGAAACGTAATTTTTCCAGCagattaaatttaaataatgcTTTTTAGTCATGCTTTATGCATATGCCAAAAAAACCGTGAACTAAGGTACCAACGCTTAAGGATATTAAAGAACACAATGCAATGAATAGAACCCAAAATAACAGCATTAGTACGACGAAATAACTAAGGACGATGAGCTTTAATCCTACGTATTACTTAGCCTTTTGCTCACGAGAAGTAAAggttaattaaaaattaaatttcacgTTAACTGTAAAAATCCGAAGGTGATATTAAGGTTCCGTTGAAAGCATTTGAACCGAATTAGCTTTTGTCCGAAAATCCTATTATCACTTTCCGagaaactgtttttttgtttgtttgtttttgtttggtttggttttgtctttttttctgcgAAATGCATCTTGTCTCTAGGGGGAAAAAGATGCCAAACgtttcaattttccttttttaaaatttcttcagGAAAGATGCAATACCTTCTTAAAGGGTGAAAGATATGCAGATTGCATTTCGTGCAGCTCACCTTGATCTTTTTGGAGTCAACTTCTAACGTTTTCATGGTGAAATCGACTCCGATTGTACTGCCATGCTTTTCTATGAATGTGCCTTTCTTAAATCGCTGTACAATGCATGTCTTTCCAACTCCTGGATCTCCAATTAagacaattttaaacaaatagTCGAAGGAGAAATCACCATCGGCTGATTTC
This portion of the Acropora palmata chromosome 13, jaAcrPala1.3, whole genome shotgun sequence genome encodes:
- the LOC141864418 gene encoding uncharacterized protein LOC141864418 isoform X2 → MPRIRTAHKFTERQRTGDVLTDEFVDFKSLLLSSDVLKGLSSSGFERPSPIQLKAIPLGRCGLDLIAQAKSGTGKTCVFTVIALESLLLDQNTTQVLILAPTREIAVQIKDVISAVGSQMNELVCHAFIGGLPVEEDKKLLKKASHIVVGTPGRIKSLIENGFLKTDSVRLFILDEADKLLEDNFQEQINWIFSSLPPNKQVMAFSATYPEYLAKHLTLYMREPTFVRLNANDPTLQGIKQFYQVVSFHPLPHKTFEEKILRLLKLLSSVSFNQCLVFSNYQIRAQSLCNTLHLKGWPSVFIAGSQSQSQRLKAIEKLKEFKCRVLISTDLTSRGIDAEHVNLVVNMDVPWDHETYLHRIGRAGRFGTQGIGVTFVAKGEEEKLFKKMEETIGVTIDALPDPIPQFLCTNETSKGLSSKSVQPCLATVDIDIMKKSSAKKSDDLVKLHSLQPNTMQNPARCSDEFGCNADNNKIGMEQERCVLKTAGDIENKSEVCLKQNEMAPECGKCDTDKNSPSKSENVEQGTSDVQQKVQALSLSSLQGSSTCENCYGAERVENSQGTHTVTQNNSGGRVDDDDDDEEEDDDDSDNGNSDDGEGIPGYKTVNGTCAVKIEKKQVFPHNADEKFHSSLAGEIMTADFFTKLQGLNFESCPEIETLRAECKPHLAPAGDNESHVSKTKHAGNNKLPPLSVEGKDLFKTLSTYERLKDMNLELEVTSEELSDEYDIMHDSKFDTATDNNSHLPSVEEFERYFEKYLKNGPSFEQHNPHSSDSITSGMDSDTEDDDGTQSSSDSDDEGESNSIDEMLVEHFHSVPCNYVSKSISPYEFPKSSNSGLHIGPNGLETLTERPSEVPQRLDSLQGSCNENTENSIFENHPSCVICYDKSCDCQLKHCWPDHFSTTNFNWRETSSNDWLNSGTRRLPPSSQQYFHQPYDQDSQWNLSWYNAYHRQVDYIKQFVSLSRGCAFVQVKERSHWA
- the LOC141864418 gene encoding uncharacterized protein LOC141864418 isoform X3: MPRIRTAHKFTERQRTGDVLTDEFVDFKSLLLSSDVLKGLSSSGFERPSPIQLKAIPLGRCGLDLIAQAKSGTGKTCVFTVIALESLLLDQNTTQVLILAPTREIAVQIKDVISAVGSQMNELVCHAFIGGLPVEEDKKLLKKASHIVVGTPGIKQFYQVVSFHPLPHKTFEEKILRLLKLLSSVSFNQCLVFSNYQIRAQSLCNTLHLKGWPSVFIAGSQSQSQRLKAIEKLKEFKCRVLISTDLTSRGIDAEHVNLVVNMDVPWDHETYLHRIGRAGRFGTQGIGVTFVAKGEEEKLFKKMEETIGVTIDALPDPIPQFLCTNETSKGLSSKSVQPCLATVDIDIMKKSSAKKSDDLVKLHSLQPNTMQNPARCSDEFGCNADNNKIGMEQERCVLKTAGDIENKSEVCLKQNEMAPECGKCDTDKNSPSKSENVEQGTSDVQQKVQALSLSSLQGSSTCENCYGAERVENSQGTHTVTQNNSGGRVDDDDDDEEEDDDDSDNGNSDDGEGIPGYKTVNGTCAVKIEKKQVFPHNADEKFHSSLAGEIMTADFFTKLQGLNFESCPEIETLRAECKPHLAPAGDNESHVSKTKHAGNNKLPPLSVEGKDLFKTLSTYERLKDMNLELEVTSEELSDEYDIMHDSKFDTATDNNSHLPSVEEFERYFEKYLKNGPSFEQHNPHSSDSITSGMDSDTEDDDGTQSSSDSDDEGESNSIDEMLVEHFHSVPCNYVSKSISPYEFPKSSNSGLHIGPNGLETLTERPSEVPQRLDSLQGSCNENTENSIFENHPSCVICYDKSCDCQLKHCWPDHFSTTNFNWRETSSNDWLNSGTRRLPPSSQQYFHQPYDQDSQWNLSWYNAYHRQVDYIKQFVSLSRGCAFVQVKERSHWA
- the LOC141864428 gene encoding ras-related protein Rab-43-like; its protein translation is MKSADGDFSFDYLFKIVLIGDPGVGKTCIVQRFKKGTFIEKHGSTIGVDFTMKTLEVDSKKIKLQVWDTAGQERFRTITQSYYRNAHAVIITYDITKEDSFKNVTRWTEDVKKYAPPNVLKLLVGNKTDINDNREVSLEDARSFAANYSMVDVLEASAKDATNIENAFIRVASELKSRYENGSNLQASVLGGNLILDSRNVESKWCRCS